Proteins encoded in a region of the Falco biarmicus isolate bFalBia1 chromosome W, bFalBia1.pri, whole genome shotgun sequence genome:
- the LOC130142084 gene encoding disabled homolog 2-like isoform X2 has protein sequence MNLTSTANIADHHLIMSTEAETTTINSQPEQQAPLKAQPSKKEKKKGPEKTNESLLARFKGDGVRYKAKLIGIDDVPEARGDKMSQDSMMKLKGMAVAARSQGQHKQKISVNISLSGIKITDEKTGIIEHEHPVNKVSFIARDVTDNRAFGYICGGEGQHQFFAIKTAQQAEPLVVDLKDLFQLIYNMKKKEEEDKKKGIDQMDLFGDMSTPPDVSSPTETKEILLVDLNSEIETKQIFAKEDLFLNGITTSLLPPKSQLPFLPESSFSTNLSFFPAPNQDPFSDDPFAQPDQDQPALPLFNSLKSADQKKGSLSTLTPVSNGASNSDIDYIGKQFDQISNRTGKQEALTNQWPLASKLPAARMPNGVPEKEQNGFLNALSNLFVEGPSRGVSLQNGVKLDSESSIQLMSHESITISPPPQSTKPGRGRRSVKTASNDIFSSDLFAPTTESLSLTSVAQTGPMPTNPLDLFKTSPTTAPPLAGLGGLPATSSSPGHAQTSAFTQAASVFPVSMMPAWPTGFTQPLAFGTQAVPSWSQPASFVPVTSQTSGLWAQPAQVPPTSWTQPSIAVNPFQSSVFPSSTLPTQTSSVLPSMSTTSPPQPQPTTTPQKELSKRECDVFIALDPLGDREMKDVKEMFKNFQLTKPPAVPARRGEQQSLSEPPKPISQQTVLPADGLFESQAKPDLFSASSKESQKPPSGPLGDSFGNPFA, from the exons ATGAATTTAACCT ctacagCAAACATAGCTGACCACCATCTCATCATGTCTACTGAAGCTGAAACTACTACTATCAACAGCCAACCTGAGCAACAGGCTCCACTGAAAGCACAACcttcaaagaaggaaaaaaagaaag GGCCAGAAAAGACAAATGAATCTCTCTTGGCCAGGTTCAAAGGTGATGGTGTAAGATACAAAGCTAAACTCATTGGCATTGATGATGTCCCAGAGGCAAGAGGTGACAAAATGAGTCAAGATTCAATGATGAAGCTGAAG GGCATGGCAGTGGCAGCCCGCTCCCAAGGTCAGCACAAACAGAAGATCTCGGTGAACATCTCCCTCTCTGGTATCAAGATAACAGATGAGAAAACTGGG ATCATAGAGCATGAGCATCCTGTAAACAAAGTCTCCTTCATTGCTCGGGATGTAACAGACAATCGTGCCTTTGGCTATATTTGTGGAGGAGAAGGCCAGCACCAattttttgcaataaaaacaGCACAACAG GCTGAGCCTCTAGTTGTTGATCTTAAGGACCTTTTCCAGCTAATATATAATatgaagaagaaggaagaggaagacaagaaaaag GGAATTGACCAGATGGACTTGTTCGGGGATATGTCAACACCTCCTGATGTGAGCAGTCCCACA GAAACTAAAGAGATTCTGTTAGTGGATCTAAACTCTGAAATTGAGACCAAACAGATTTTTGCAAAAGAGGATCTCTTCTTGAATGGCATCACAACCTCTCTTCTACCACCAAAGTCACAGCTACCCTTCTTGCCTGAGAGTTCTTTCTCTACCAATCTCAGCTTCTTTCCCGCACCTAATCAAGACCCTTTCAGTGATGATCCTTTTGCACAGCCAGACCAAGACCAACCTGCACTGCCTTTATTTAATTCTCTAAAGTCTGCTGATCAGAAGAAGGGAAGTCTGAGTACCTTGACACCAGTGAGTAATGGTGCTTCAAATAGTGATATTGACTACATCGGTAAACAGTTTGACCAGATTTCTAATAGAACTGGCAAACAAGAAGCACTAACAAACCAGTGGCCACTTGCAAGCAAGTTGCCTGCAGCAAGAATGCCAAATGGGGTaccagagaaagaacagaatgGCTTTCTTAATGCCTTGTCAAACCTGTTTGTGGAAGGTCCTTCCAGAGGAGTATCTCTGCAGAATGGAGTAAAGCTGGATTCTGAAAGCAGTATCCAGCTCATGTCACATGAGTCTATAACAATTAGTCCACCACCACAAAGTACTAAgccaggaagaggaaggaggtcTGTCAAG actGCATCAAATGACATATTTAGCTCAGACTTGTTTGCGCCAACTACAGAGAGCCTCAGCTTGACCTCGGTGGCACAGACAGGACCTATGCCAACTAATCCATTGGACCTCTTCAAAACAAGTCCTACCACAGCACCTCCATTGGCTGGTCTAG GTGGCTTGCCAGCAACTTCTTCATCACCAGGGCATGCACAGACATCTGCCTTCACTCAGGCTGCATCAGTCTTTCCTGTGTCTATGATGCCTGCTTGGCCTACAGGATTTACTCAACCACTTGCCTTTGGTACTCAAGCAGTGCCAAGCTGGAGCCAGCCTGCATCTTTTGTTCCAGTAACCTCTCAGACCTCTGGGCtctgggcacagccagcacaaGTTCCACCTACTTCATGGACACAGCCATCCATTGCTGTAAATCCTTTCCAGAGTAGTGTGTTCCCATCTTCAACACTACCCACTCAGACCTCATCTGTACTACCCTCCATGTCGACAACTAGCCCACCTCAGCCACAACCTACAACTACACCTCAGAAGGAGCTATCCAAGAGAGAGTGTGATGTTTTTATTGCTCTGGATCCACTTGGTGATAGAGAGATGAAGGATGTcaaggaaatgtttaaaaacttcCAGCTGACAAAGCCACCTGCAGTACCAGcaaggagaggagagcagcaaaGCCTTTCAG AACCACCAAAGCCTATTTCCCAACAAACTGTGCTGCCAGCTGATGGCCTGTTTGAAAGTCAAGCTAAACCAGACCTTTTCAGTGCCTCATCt AAGGAGTCTCAGAAACCACCTTCTGGTCCTCTTGGTGATTCTTTTGGCAACCCATTTGCATAG
- the LOC130142084 gene encoding disabled homolog 2-like isoform X1: MNLTSNIADHHLIMSTEAETTTINSQPEQQAPLKAQPSKKEKKKGPEKTNESLLARFKGDGVRYKAKLIGIDDVPEARGDKMSQDSMMKLKGMAVAARSQGQHKQKISVNISLSGIKITDEKTGIIEHEHPVNKVSFIARDVTDNRAFGYICGGEGQHQFFAIKTAQQAEPLVVDLKDLFQLIYNMKKKEEEDKKKGIDQMDLFGDMSTPPDVSSPTETKEILLVDLNSEIETKQIFAKEDLFLNGITTSLLPPKSQLPFLPESSFSTNLSFFPAPNQDPFSDDPFAQPDQDQPALPLFNSLKSADQKKGSLSTLTPVSNGASNSDIDYIGKQFDQISNRTGKQEALTNQWPLASKLPAARMPNGVPEKEQNGFLNALSNLFVEGPSRGVSLQNGVKLDSESSIQLMSHESITISPPPQSTKPGRGRRSVKVNKTASNDIFSSDLFAPTTESLSLTSVAQTGPMPTNPLDLFKTSPTTAPPLAGLGGLPATSSSPGHAQTSAFTQAASVFPVSMMPAWPTGFTQPLAFGTQAVPSWSQPASFVPVTSQTSGLWAQPAQVPPTSWTQPSIAVNPFQSSVFPSSTLPTQTSSVLPSMSTTSPPQPQPTTTPQKELSKRECDVFIALDPLGDREMKDVKEMFKNFQLTKPPAVPARRGEQQSLSEPPKPISQQTVLPADGLFESQAKPDLFSASSKESQKPPSGPLGDSFGNPFA, from the exons ATGAATTTAACCT CAAACATAGCTGACCACCATCTCATCATGTCTACTGAAGCTGAAACTACTACTATCAACAGCCAACCTGAGCAACAGGCTCCACTGAAAGCACAACcttcaaagaaggaaaaaaagaaag GGCCAGAAAAGACAAATGAATCTCTCTTGGCCAGGTTCAAAGGTGATGGTGTAAGATACAAAGCTAAACTCATTGGCATTGATGATGTCCCAGAGGCAAGAGGTGACAAAATGAGTCAAGATTCAATGATGAAGCTGAAG GGCATGGCAGTGGCAGCCCGCTCCCAAGGTCAGCACAAACAGAAGATCTCGGTGAACATCTCCCTCTCTGGTATCAAGATAACAGATGAGAAAACTGGG ATCATAGAGCATGAGCATCCTGTAAACAAAGTCTCCTTCATTGCTCGGGATGTAACAGACAATCGTGCCTTTGGCTATATTTGTGGAGGAGAAGGCCAGCACCAattttttgcaataaaaacaGCACAACAG GCTGAGCCTCTAGTTGTTGATCTTAAGGACCTTTTCCAGCTAATATATAATatgaagaagaaggaagaggaagacaagaaaaag GGAATTGACCAGATGGACTTGTTCGGGGATATGTCAACACCTCCTGATGTGAGCAGTCCCACA GAAACTAAAGAGATTCTGTTAGTGGATCTAAACTCTGAAATTGAGACCAAACAGATTTTTGCAAAAGAGGATCTCTTCTTGAATGGCATCACAACCTCTCTTCTACCACCAAAGTCACAGCTACCCTTCTTGCCTGAGAGTTCTTTCTCTACCAATCTCAGCTTCTTTCCCGCACCTAATCAAGACCCTTTCAGTGATGATCCTTTTGCACAGCCAGACCAAGACCAACCTGCACTGCCTTTATTTAATTCTCTAAAGTCTGCTGATCAGAAGAAGGGAAGTCTGAGTACCTTGACACCAGTGAGTAATGGTGCTTCAAATAGTGATATTGACTACATCGGTAAACAGTTTGACCAGATTTCTAATAGAACTGGCAAACAAGAAGCACTAACAAACCAGTGGCCACTTGCAAGCAAGTTGCCTGCAGCAAGAATGCCAAATGGGGTaccagagaaagaacagaatgGCTTTCTTAATGCCTTGTCAAACCTGTTTGTGGAAGGTCCTTCCAGAGGAGTATCTCTGCAGAATGGAGTAAAGCTGGATTCTGAAAGCAGTATCCAGCTCATGTCACATGAGTCTATAACAATTAGTCCACCACCACAAAGTACTAAgccaggaagaggaaggaggtcTGTCAAGGTGAACAAG actGCATCAAATGACATATTTAGCTCAGACTTGTTTGCGCCAACTACAGAGAGCCTCAGCTTGACCTCGGTGGCACAGACAGGACCTATGCCAACTAATCCATTGGACCTCTTCAAAACAAGTCCTACCACAGCACCTCCATTGGCTGGTCTAG GTGGCTTGCCAGCAACTTCTTCATCACCAGGGCATGCACAGACATCTGCCTTCACTCAGGCTGCATCAGTCTTTCCTGTGTCTATGATGCCTGCTTGGCCTACAGGATTTACTCAACCACTTGCCTTTGGTACTCAAGCAGTGCCAAGCTGGAGCCAGCCTGCATCTTTTGTTCCAGTAACCTCTCAGACCTCTGGGCtctgggcacagccagcacaaGTTCCACCTACTTCATGGACACAGCCATCCATTGCTGTAAATCCTTTCCAGAGTAGTGTGTTCCCATCTTCAACACTACCCACTCAGACCTCATCTGTACTACCCTCCATGTCGACAACTAGCCCACCTCAGCCACAACCTACAACTACACCTCAGAAGGAGCTATCCAAGAGAGAGTGTGATGTTTTTATTGCTCTGGATCCACTTGGTGATAGAGAGATGAAGGATGTcaaggaaatgtttaaaaacttcCAGCTGACAAAGCCACCTGCAGTACCAGcaaggagaggagagcagcaaaGCCTTTCAG AACCACCAAAGCCTATTTCCCAACAAACTGTGCTGCCAGCTGATGGCCTGTTTGAAAGTCAAGCTAAACCAGACCTTTTCAGTGCCTCATCt AAGGAGTCTCAGAAACCACCTTCTGGTCCTCTTGGTGATTCTTTTGGCAACCCATTTGCATAG